The sequence GCCGGTGAGGATGTAGTCGGCCGGGAAGCCCTGAGCGAGTGCCAGTTCCCGCGGCTGGAGCATCCGCAGGCCGATGTCCGCGATCTGGTATTTCTGGCCCTGTACCGTAACGAGTCCGAACCGATCTCGACTCGTGATTGTGTGGAGCGGTTCGTTGACGCCCTGCCCGGTCCCCTGCCCGAAGTACTTGACCAGGAACACCCGAACCTCTCCAATGTGCTGGCCGGTGGCGGTGATCGTCGGGACGGGCTGTCGCATATCAGAGCCGATGGTAGTGCCATAGAATTTCGTGAGGAACGCAGATACCAGACCAAAGCGATTGCCGGAATAATACTTCATGATGAACGGATTCGGATTGTCCAGAACATACTTTTTCAGACCCTTGGCGATCCGTCGCATCGTCGCCTCTGCCAGCGGCTTTTTCCGCTCAAAGATCGACGGGCAGGGGATTGTCCAATCGATACATTTCGCCGCCGTGCGGTAGGGCGTCAGGCCAAACAGGTTGCCCGTTGGGCCGTGTGTGGGTTCCGGCCAGATAATCGGCGGTTGCCCGTCACAGCGGGCGATCATAAACAGCCGCTTGCGGATCGTCGGGGCTCCGTAGTCGCACGCTATCAGTTCGCGAAACTCCACCTTGTAGCCGAGGCCGCGAAGCTGATTGCACCACAACCGGAAGGTCATGCCCTTCTTGGCCGGGATGGGCAGGTTGTTTTCATTAAGCGGCCCCCACTCCTGAAACTCCGAAACATTTTCCAGTGTAATCACGCGGGGCCGGACAAGCTGTGCCCAATGAACCACAACCCACGCCAGGGACCGGATATTCTTTTTGACGGGCTTGCCGCCGCGGGCCCGGCTGAAAAACGTACAATCGGGGCTGGCGTGCAGATACCCGACCTGATTATCCCCGATCACCTCAAAGGGATTCGCCCTGAAAACATCTTCCGTGATATGGATACAATCCGGATGGTTCATGGCGTGCATTGAAATCGCGTCCGGATCGTGATTGATGGCGATATGCGGAGACCTGCCGAGG comes from Phycisphaerae bacterium and encodes:
- a CDS encoding DNA cytosine methyltransferase: MKEIIVDLFAGGGGASEGIRQALGRSPHIAINHDPDAISMHAMNHPDCIHITEDVFRANPFEVIGDNQVGYLHASPDCTFFSRARGGKPVKKNIRSLAWVVVHWAQLVRPRVITLENVSEFQEWGPLNENNLPIPAKKGMTFRLWCNQLRGLGYKVEFRELIACDYGAPTIRKRLFMIARCDGQPPIIWPEPTHGPTGNLFGLTPYRTAAKCIDWTIPCPSIFERKKPLAEATMRRIAKGLKKYVLDNPNPFIMKYYSGNRFGLVSAFLTKFYGTTIGSDMRQPVPTITATGQHIGEVRVFLVKYFGQGTGQGVNEPLHTITSRDRFGLVTVQGQKYQIADIGLRMLQPRELALAQGFPADYILTGTKSNQVAKIGNSVPPQVIRALVKANVELKQIKAVG